From the Accumulibacter sp. genome, one window contains:
- a CDS encoding response regulator — protein MRVLLVEDDALLGDGVRAGLKLGGYTVDWVRDGEAARLALLDHAYQACVLDLGLPKRGGLAVLKDLRERGNPLPVLILTARDSSADKIAGLDAGADDYLTKPFDLPELQARLRALLRRAGGTATPTLEHAGVVLDPASKRVTRDGEAVSLSAREYTLLLDLLRHRNHIRTRAQLEESLYSWGEETGSNTVEVYVHHLRKKLGADFIRTVRGLGYQLGDSA, from the coding sequence TTGCGCGTCCTGCTCGTCGAAGATGATGCCCTGCTCGGCGACGGCGTCCGCGCCGGCCTGAAGCTGGGCGGGTACACGGTTGACTGGGTGCGCGATGGCGAGGCAGCGCGACTGGCGCTGCTCGACCACGCCTACCAGGCCTGCGTGCTTGACCTCGGGCTGCCGAAGCGCGGCGGCCTGGCCGTATTGAAGGACTTGCGCGAGCGCGGCAACCCGCTTCCCGTCCTCATCCTGACGGCGCGCGACAGCAGCGCCGACAAGATTGCCGGGCTCGATGCCGGTGCCGACGACTACCTCACGAAGCCCTTCGATCTGCCGGAACTGCAGGCGCGCCTGCGTGCGCTGCTGCGCCGCGCCGGCGGCACGGCGACGCCGACGCTCGAGCACGCGGGTGTCGTGCTCGACCCGGCGAGCAAGCGGGTGACCCGCGACGGCGAGGCCGTCAGCCTGTCGGCGCGCGAGTACACGCTGCTGCTCGATCTGCTGCGGCACAGGAACCACATCCGCACCCGCGCCCAGCTCGAGGAAAGCCTCTATTCCTGGGGTGAGGAAACGGGCAGCAATACGGTCGAAGTGTATGTCCATCACTTGCGCAAGAAGCTGGGTGCGGACTTCATCCGCAC
- a CDS encoding SDR family oxidoreductase codes for MQLNHARILLTGASGGLGQELARQLAAAGAVLLLAGRDHARLRELSAALGNGSACVTGDLGRPAGVAALAAAARDFELNVLINNAGVGAFGLLDTQEWSTVEEVLATNLEGPIHLTHALLPWLKAQPQAAIVNIGSTFGSLPFPGFAAYSAAKAGLRGFSQALRRELADSLVAVIHVAPRAIDTPLNSAAVNALNRALKNHSDPAAEVARQIVAALRRGDGEHHFGFPERLFAWLNGVAPSLIDRGLAGKLPIVKQHSPSS; via the coding sequence ATGCAGCTGAACCATGCCCGCATCCTCCTCACCGGTGCCAGCGGCGGACTCGGGCAGGAACTCGCCCGCCAGCTGGCCGCCGCCGGTGCCGTGTTGCTGCTTGCCGGGCGTGACCATGCCCGCCTGCGCGAGTTGAGCGCCGCACTCGGCAACGGCTCGGCGTGCGTCACCGGTGATCTCGGCCGCCCCGCCGGCGTCGCGGCGCTGGCTGCGGCAGCGCGTGACTTCGAGCTCAACGTGCTGATCAACAATGCCGGCGTCGGCGCCTTCGGCCTTCTCGATACGCAGGAGTGGAGCACCGTCGAGGAGGTGCTGGCGACCAACCTCGAAGGCCCGATCCACCTCACGCACGCCTTGCTGCCGTGGCTCAAGGCACAGCCGCAGGCGGCGATCGTCAACATCGGGTCGACCTTCGGCAGCCTGCCGTTCCCGGGTTTCGCCGCCTACTCGGCGGCCAAGGCAGGCCTGCGCGGCTTCTCGCAGGCGCTGCGCCGAGAGCTGGCGGATTCGCTCGTCGCCGTTATCCACGTCGCGCCGCGGGCGATCGATACGCCGCTCAACAGCGCTGCGGTCAACGCACTGAACCGGGCGCTGAAGAACCACAGCGACCCGGCGGCAGAGGTGGCGCGACAGATCGTCGCCGCTCTCCGCCGTGGCGACGGCGAGCACCATTTCGGCTTTCCGGAACGCTTGTTCGCCTGGCTCAACGGCGTCGCTCCATCGTTGATCGACCGCGGCCTGGCCGGCAAGCTGCCGATCGTCAAGCAGCACAGTCCATCATCCTGA
- a CDS encoding TenA family transcriptional regulator produces MSFHERLIAATATERARLLAAPVIADCLQGRVSLGTYLAFLGQAYHHVRQTTPLLMTLGGRLPERLSWLRRPVAAYIDEEIGHEEWILDDIAAAGGDADAVRASQPDLPAELMVAYAYDLLHRGNPAAFFGMVFVLEGTSVALALQAADRIQQTLGLPDNAFSYLRSHGTLDQEHTMHLARLLERMTPDDQADVVRSARVFYKLYGDVFRALPCVEEEACS; encoded by the coding sequence ATGTCCTTTCATGAACGACTGATCGCCGCCACGGCCACCGAGCGCGCACGCCTGCTGGCCGCGCCGGTGATCGCCGACTGCCTGCAGGGACGGGTCAGCCTCGGCACCTACCTCGCCTTCCTCGGCCAGGCCTATCACCACGTGCGCCAGACCACGCCACTGCTGATGACACTCGGCGGTCGGCTGCCGGAGCGGTTGTCGTGGCTGCGGCGGCCGGTCGCCGCCTACATCGACGAGGAAATCGGCCACGAGGAGTGGATTCTCGACGACATTGCCGCGGCCGGTGGCGATGCCGACGCGGTGCGTGCCAGCCAGCCGGATCTGCCAGCCGAGCTGATGGTCGCCTATGCCTACGACCTGCTCCATCGCGGCAACCCGGCGGCCTTCTTCGGCATGGTCTTCGTCCTCGAGGGCACCAGCGTCGCGCTCGCGCTGCAGGCGGCCGACCGCATCCAGCAGACACTCGGTCTGCCCGACAATGCCTTCTCCTACCTGCGTTCGCACGGGACGCTGGATCAGGAGCACACGATGCACCTGGCCCGCCTGCTCGAGCGGATGACGCCGGACGACCAGGCCGACGTCGTGCGCAGCGCGCGGGTCTTCTACAAACTCTATGGCGACGTCTTTCGCGCCCTGCCTTGCGTCGAGGAAGAGGCATGCAGCTGA